CGTCCGCGACCGTGGTCCGTTCGAGGCCGTGCCGGCTGAGGCACCGGATCGTCGCCTCCATGATCGCGGTGTCCGTCGGGTCGATATCGGAGGAGTTGCCGACCAGTGCTCCTACCAGGAGCGAACGCACCGGAGTGATACCCATAGTTCGGGGACGGTATCACCGATCTCACATCCGGGGAAGGACGTGTTTCAGCCAACTATCGTTACGGGGAACAGATTCCGGGCATGACGGAAACAATCGATTGACCGAATCCAGTGGCGGCGATCCTCCCTGCTCGCGAACCCGGAAGGGCGCGAATGGGGCCTGTGGCCGCTCTCACCTGGGCTGCTGCCGCGATGTCCGATTTGTGGTTCGATGGTGACCGTGGCCGCACTGATTTGGTTGATCGCCGGCCTGGCGTTGGCGGCCGGCGAAGCCCTCACGGGCGACTTCGCGCTGCTGATGCTCGGCGGTGCCGCAGTGGTCACTGCAGGGTTCTCGGCACTCACCGAGCTGCCGCTCTGGACCGATGCGGTGATCTTCGCGCTGACCTCGGTGGTGCTGCTGCTGGGGGTGCGGCCGGTGCTGCAGCGCCGCTATGCGCAGCCGCCCGCGCTGCCCACCGGGGTCGAGGCCCTGCCCGGCAAGCACGCACTCGTGCTCGAGCGGGTGGGGGAGCATTCGGGGCAGGTCAAGATCGACGGTGAGGTGTGGACGGCCCGGCCGCTCGACGCCACCGAGGTGTACGAACCGGGCACGACCGTGACGGTGATGGAGATAGACGGCGCGACCGCCGTCGTATGGAGGGGGGTCTGAGAATGGAAGCGTTGATCGTGCTCGCCGTCGTGGTGGCACTGGTCGTGCTCCTGGTGTCCAAGTCGGTGGTGCTGGTACCGCAGGCGGAGGCTGCGGTGATCGAACGGCTGGGCCGGTACTACCGCACCGCCTCGGGCCAGCTGACCTTCCTGGTGCCCTTCGTCGACCGGATCCGCGACAAGGTCGATCTGCGCGAGCGCGTGGTCTCCTTCCCGCCGCAGCCCGTCATCACCGAGGACAACCTCACCCTGAGCATCGACACGGTCGTCTACTTCCAGGTCACGAACCCGCAGGCCGCCGTCTACGAGATCAGCAACTACATCGCCGC
This region of Rhodococcus sp. Z13 genomic DNA includes:
- a CDS encoding NfeD family protein, whose product is MVTVAALIWLIAGLALAAGEALTGDFALLMLGGAAVVTAGFSALTELPLWTDAVIFALTSVVLLLGVRPVLQRRYAQPPALPTGVEALPGKHALVLERVGEHSGQVKIDGEVWTARPLDATEVYEPGTTVTVMEIDGATAVVWRGV